The proteins below are encoded in one region of Corynebacterium felinum:
- a CDS encoding DUF4411 family protein has translation MGQRWWLKLLLLDTNVVIALEQTYPRAIFPSLWNQFAQELPFGRVFFHEEVKKELTVWNSPVSRWFQANTPDTCIIHPDEQELDELGQVADWAENLRHPKFIDAAVDEFFKVADSWLVASAKRHRFVIVTNEKPAPQSIAKVKIPDAAAYFHIPCVDTIGMFQRLGWVF, from the coding sequence ATTGGTCAGAGGTGGTGGCTAAAACTGCTTCTGCTTGATACAAATGTTGTGATCGCTTTGGAACAAACATATCCTCGAGCTATCTTTCCATCACTGTGGAATCAGTTCGCCCAAGAACTTCCATTTGGCCGAGTTTTCTTTCATGAAGAAGTGAAAAAAGAACTCACGGTGTGGAATAGTCCAGTTTCACGCTGGTTTCAGGCGAATACTCCAGATACCTGCATTATTCATCCAGATGAGCAGGAGCTGGATGAACTAGGTCAGGTGGCTGACTGGGCAGAAAACCTTCGCCATCCGAAATTTATTGACGCTGCTGTTGATGAGTTTTTCAAAGTTGCTGATTCTTGGTTGGTGGCCTCTGCGAAACGACACAGGTTCGTGATTGTCACCAACGAAAAACCGGCACCGCAGTCCATCGCAAAAGTGAAAATTCCCGATGCTGCAGCATACTTCCATATTCCATGTGTGGATACGATTGGAATGTTTCAGCGCCTCGGGTGGGTGTTTTAA
- a CDS encoding ImmA/IrrE family metallo-endopeptidase — protein MMSTRVSISPAVLKWAIERSGLSVDERVHYFPDLEKWLNHEKKPTLVQARKLAEKARIPFPRLLLPAPSPEAMKVADFRTVRSSQLVNPSVDLSEVLKTAEHRLAWYAEFAAETGVAHPLILGFASDKSNPRDAARKVRELFEWDQSLPVKGANKTTVLAEAMQAAGLIVERNSVVGNNTQRPLSVEEFRGFTLTHSGYALVFINTRDSATAQLFSLAHELGHVVRATPGISGDGTYQEIEQWCNSFAAEFLMPAEWCFKACDASQDLYEMLEKQSQVCGVSREALMWRCCNLGIIDPDSTDFLLARIRENSQRYEKERTQGPPFHIMVRHRVGERFLDAIATAEESGMLPSHDAARYLGVKKAETFNKALQLVRGGG, from the coding sequence ATGATGTCTACCCGTGTCAGTATTTCTCCTGCAGTTTTGAAATGGGCGATCGAGCGTTCAGGGCTGAGCGTCGACGAACGGGTGCATTATTTCCCCGATCTGGAAAAGTGGCTGAACCACGAGAAAAAACCAACTCTTGTGCAGGCGCGGAAACTGGCTGAAAAAGCACGAATTCCTTTTCCTCGTCTGCTGCTTCCTGCACCGTCTCCGGAAGCGATGAAGGTAGCGGATTTTCGGACGGTTCGCAGTTCTCAGCTTGTAAATCCGAGCGTTGATCTTTCTGAAGTGCTGAAAACTGCCGAGCACAGATTGGCGTGGTATGCCGAGTTTGCCGCTGAAACAGGGGTTGCTCATCCACTTATTCTTGGATTTGCGTCAGATAAGAGCAATCCGCGTGATGCGGCACGAAAAGTCCGGGAATTATTTGAGTGGGATCAATCACTACCTGTCAAAGGGGCAAATAAAACCACTGTGCTGGCCGAAGCTATGCAGGCGGCGGGACTTATCGTGGAAAGAAACAGTGTTGTGGGCAATAACACCCAACGTCCTCTTTCTGTCGAGGAGTTTCGTGGTTTTACACTTACTCATTCTGGTTACGCTCTTGTTTTTATCAATACACGTGATTCAGCGACAGCTCAGCTTTTTAGTTTGGCTCATGAATTGGGACACGTTGTGCGCGCAACGCCTGGGATATCTGGGGACGGCACTTATCAGGAGATCGAACAGTGGTGCAATAGTTTTGCAGCAGAATTTCTCATGCCTGCAGAATGGTGTTTTAAGGCGTGCGATGCTTCGCAGGACCTATATGAAATGCTTGAAAAGCAGTCGCAGGTGTGTGGCGTCAGTAGGGAAGCCTTGATGTGGCGTTGTTGCAACCTTGGGATTATTGACCCTGATTCCACTGACTTTCTCTTGGCTCGTATTAGGGAGAATTCGCAACGCTACGAGAAGGAGCGTACACAAGGGCCACCTTTTCATATCATGGTGAGACATCGGGTGGGTGAGCGCTTCTTGGATGCTATCGCAACGGCGGAGGAATCGGGTATGCTCCCGAGTCATGATGCAGCGCGCTATCTAGGCGTGAAAAAGGCCGAGACTTTTAATAAAGCCCTTCAATTGGTCAGAGGTGGTGGCTAA
- a CDS encoding acyl-CoA thioester hydrolase/BAAT C-terminal domain-containing protein — MRTFKKVMLRLAITVLVLFVTILAVRLININRFGDGLQAQPTRDELIAQYNAQAVNGDYLRAIHFPTDKVSKPGTVVVFGGSEGSCNPHLAQRLHEQGYDVLAAYFFGQEGQQPELAEVPLELFDDITAWQESRGKTEEPLTLIGGSKGAELVANLAVRYPSIDNIVLYTPAEYSFFALTKDRSKDQSSWSYQDKPLDYLSFRHNTSFTPALTKAVITLMWNGLIALPPRLREPYLAVEEAAQNREKARIPLEKFQGNALLFAGTEDAMWQGDIAAKNLAELSPSFHAEIYENAGHAFIEDIEKRVGKSWKRLLGGTEEANAHAARKSAETLHETLARWHG, encoded by the coding sequence ATGCGCACCTTCAAAAAAGTCATGCTTAGACTCGCCATCACCGTCCTCGTTCTCTTTGTGACCATACTGGCGGTTCGGCTGATCAACATCAACCGCTTCGGCGATGGTCTCCAGGCCCAGCCCACCCGCGATGAACTGATTGCTCAATACAATGCGCAAGCAGTCAATGGCGACTATCTGCGTGCTATCCATTTCCCCACCGACAAGGTATCGAAACCTGGCACCGTCGTGGTTTTCGGCGGCTCCGAAGGCAGCTGCAACCCGCACCTAGCCCAACGGCTTCACGAGCAAGGCTACGATGTGCTCGCTGCCTACTTCTTCGGCCAAGAAGGCCAGCAGCCCGAACTCGCCGAAGTCCCCCTCGAGCTTTTCGACGACATCACCGCCTGGCAAGAAAGCCGCGGCAAAACAGAGGAACCACTCACCCTAATCGGTGGGTCTAAAGGTGCCGAACTCGTAGCCAACCTCGCCGTGCGCTATCCCAGCATCGATAATATTGTGCTGTATACCCCCGCCGAATACAGTTTCTTCGCGCTCACCAAAGACCGTTCCAAGGATCAAAGCTCCTGGAGCTACCAGGACAAGCCACTCGACTATCTCTCCTTCCGGCACAACACCAGCTTCACCCCAGCTTTAACCAAAGCAGTAATCACCCTCATGTGGAATGGGCTGATCGCACTGCCGCCTAGGCTGCGCGAGCCCTACCTCGCAGTGGAAGAAGCCGCACAAAATAGAGAAAAAGCGCGCATACCCTTGGAAAAATTCCAAGGCAACGCACTACTATTCGCCGGAACTGAGGATGCCATGTGGCAAGGCGACATCGCAGCAAAAAACCTCGCAGAACTCAGCCCCTCATTCCACGCAGAGATCTACGAAAATGCCGGCCATGCATTCATCGAAGATATTGAGAAACGTGTCGGCAAAAGCTGGAAACGCCTCCTCGGCGGCACCGAAGAAGCAAATGCCCACGCGGCGCGGAAATCAGCGGAAACTTTACACGAAACCTTAGCGCGTTGGCATGGCTAA
- a CDS encoding aminoacyl-tRNA hydrolase: MSEAECAAAHALLRASLVARAGLSEDPSDPLTVQAMQIVVHIPKTFPPRRSDVLAAVGSAVLKVCLDPSVAHAGCARSSLLQWYGHRIRKVTRRARGAAWQQVHEVPGFGATVNQASAFACFPTATSQVYPQVRKLQIRGTDLPADSPAPPEEGVVVYVDASLGMSLGKAAAQVGHAVMFFAAEQSPRLCWEWSQRGFAVSVREVTGSVFSSLVDVDSGVVVRDAGLTEIAPNSVTCVAFAQPVHCA, encoded by the coding sequence GTGTCTGAGGCCGAGTGTGCCGCTGCGCATGCGTTGTTGCGGGCTTCGCTTGTGGCGCGTGCTGGGCTGTCGGAGGATCCTTCGGATCCGTTGACTGTGCAGGCGATGCAGATCGTTGTGCATATTCCGAAGACTTTTCCCCCGCGTCGCAGCGATGTGTTGGCGGCGGTGGGTTCGGCTGTGTTGAAGGTGTGTTTAGATCCGTCGGTGGCACATGCAGGTTGTGCTCGCTCGTCGCTTCTGCAGTGGTATGGGCACCGGATTCGTAAGGTGACTAGGCGTGCGCGGGGTGCTGCGTGGCAGCAGGTGCATGAGGTTCCAGGTTTTGGTGCGACTGTGAATCAGGCGTCGGCTTTTGCCTGTTTTCCCACGGCTACGTCGCAGGTGTATCCGCAGGTGCGTAAGCTTCAGATTCGTGGTACGGATCTGCCTGCTGATTCGCCCGCGCCGCCTGAAGAAGGTGTGGTGGTGTATGTGGATGCTTCTTTAGGTATGTCGTTGGGGAAGGCTGCTGCGCAGGTGGGGCATGCGGTGATGTTTTTTGCTGCTGAGCAAAGCCCTCGTTTGTGCTGGGAGTGGTCGCAGCGTGGTTTCGCGGTGAGTGTCCGTGAGGTAACTGGTTCGGTCTTTTCTTCGCTTGTCGACGTCGATTCGGGGGTGGTTGTTCGCGATGCGGGCCTGACTGAGATTGCGCCGAACTCAGTTACCTGTGTGGCGTTTGCCCAACCTGTTCACTGTGCTTAG
- the serB gene encoding phosphoserine phosphatase SerB — protein sequence MEQLIFVSDASLNQPTVELKDGLVPAVITISGKDRPGVTAAFFRVLSANGVQLLDVEQSQFRGYLSLAAFVGITEERIALITQGLKDTLSGYGQSVSVELQDTAQSSRPRSTHEIIVLGNPVEATDISRIGQTLADYGANIDTIRGISDYPVTGLELKVTVSNPRPGGGVPLRKALAQLTPELGVDIAIERAGLMRRSKRLICFDCDSTLITGEVIEMLAAHAGREAEVALVTERAMRGELDFEESLRERVKALAGLDASVIDEVARDIVLTPGARTTIRTLKRLGYKTAVVSGGFIQVLEGLAEDLELDYVRANTLEIVDGKLTGRVIGKVVDRAAKAEFLQEFAADSGLEMHQTVAVGDGANDIDMISAAGLGIAFNAKPALREVADTSVNSPFLDEVLHMLGITRAEIDAADIADGTLRRVPLEV from the coding sequence ATGGAACAATTAATTTTTGTGTCCGATGCATCCTTGAATCAGCCCACCGTCGAGCTGAAAGACGGTCTTGTCCCAGCAGTCATCACAATCTCCGGTAAAGATCGCCCCGGCGTAACCGCCGCTTTCTTCCGGGTATTATCCGCTAACGGGGTCCAGCTCCTCGATGTTGAGCAGTCCCAATTCCGTGGTTATTTGTCCCTCGCAGCGTTTGTTGGAATTACTGAGGAACGCATTGCCTTGATCACCCAGGGTTTGAAAGATACCCTGTCTGGCTACGGCCAGTCGGTGTCGGTCGAGCTGCAAGATACTGCCCAGTCTTCGCGTCCGCGTTCGACCCACGAAATTATTGTTTTGGGCAACCCTGTTGAGGCGACTGATATTTCCCGTATTGGTCAAACCTTGGCTGATTATGGTGCCAATATTGATACCATTCGTGGTATTTCTGATTACCCTGTCACCGGCCTTGAGTTGAAGGTGACGGTGTCGAATCCGCGTCCAGGTGGCGGTGTCCCACTGCGTAAAGCGCTTGCACAGCTGACTCCAGAGTTGGGCGTGGATATTGCGATTGAGCGTGCTGGTTTGATGCGTCGTTCGAAGCGTTTGATTTGCTTCGATTGCGATTCCACCTTGATTACCGGTGAAGTGATTGAGATGTTGGCGGCGCATGCGGGGCGTGAAGCTGAGGTGGCATTAGTGACTGAGCGTGCGATGCGTGGCGAGCTGGATTTCGAGGAGTCTTTGCGTGAGCGCGTGAAGGCATTGGCTGGTTTGGATGCCTCTGTTATTGATGAGGTTGCTCGCGATATTGTTCTGACCCCTGGCGCTCGTACGACGATTCGTACGTTGAAGCGGTTGGGCTATAAGACGGCTGTTGTCTCGGGCGGTTTCATTCAGGTGCTTGAGGGGCTTGCCGAGGATCTAGAGCTTGATTATGTGCGTGCTAATACCTTAGAGATTGTTGATGGCAAACTCACGGGCAGGGTGATTGGCAAGGTTGTTGATCGCGCGGCGAAGGCTGAATTCTTGCAGGAGTTTGCTGCGGATTCTGGTCTGGAAATGCACCAGACTGTTGCAGTCGGTGATGGTGCGAACGATATTGACATGATTTCTGCTGCTGGTTTGGGCATTGCGTTTAATGCGAAGCCTGCGTTGCGTGAGGTTGCGGACACGTCGGTGAATTCGCCGTTCCTCGATGAGGTGCTGCACATGCTGGGCATTACGCGCGCTGAGATTGATGCTGCTGATATTGCTGACGGTACGCTGCGCCGCGTCCCGCTGGAGGTGTAG
- the ctaD gene encoding aa3-type cytochrome oxidase subunit I, with product MTAVAPRQENYSEPTRPAPTGGARIGTLAWKMLTTTDHKLLGIMYIIMSFVWFFLGGLMALLIRAELFTPGLQFLSNEQFNQLFTMHGTIMLLAFGTPIVWGFANYVLPLQIGAPDVAFPRLNAFGFWITSIGVVAMLAGFLTPGGAADFGWTMYMPLADSIHSPGIGSDMWIVGVGATGVGTVASAINMITTILTMRAPGMTMFRLPIFCWNIFVASVLVLMIFPLLLAAALGVLYDRKLGGHIYDPGNGGAILWQHLFWFFGHPEVYVLALPFFGIVSEIIPVFSRKPMFGYVGLVFATLSIGSLSMAVWAHHMFVTGAILLPFFSFMTFLISVPTGVKFFNWLGTMWKGHITWETPMIWSVGFLVTFLFGGLTGIMLASPPLDFHLAESYFLIAHFHYTLFGTVVFAAVAGVYFWFPKMTGRMLDERLGKIHFWLTFVGFHGTFLVQHWVGNMGMPRRYADYLESDGFTTLNQISTIFSFLLGMSVLPFVWNVIKSWRYGEIVTVDDPWGYGNSLEWATSCPPPRHNFVSMPRIRSERPAFELHYPHMVESLRREAHVGHH from the coding sequence ATGACCGCTGTGGCGCCAAGGCAGGAGAATTACTCCGAGCCAACTCGGCCCGCACCAACCGGAGGTGCCCGTATCGGCACTCTGGCTTGGAAGATGTTAACCACCACCGACCACAAACTCCTGGGCATCATGTACATCATCATGTCCTTCGTGTGGTTCTTCCTTGGTGGTCTGATGGCACTGCTCATCCGTGCCGAGCTATTCACCCCAGGACTTCAGTTCCTATCCAACGAACAGTTCAACCAGCTGTTCACTATGCACGGCACCATCATGCTGTTGGCATTCGGTACCCCAATCGTGTGGGGCTTTGCCAACTACGTTCTGCCACTGCAGATCGGTGCCCCAGACGTGGCTTTCCCGCGTCTGAACGCTTTCGGCTTCTGGATCACCTCCATCGGCGTGGTGGCCATGCTCGCAGGCTTCCTCACCCCAGGTGGTGCAGCTGACTTCGGCTGGACCATGTACATGCCACTGGCGGACTCCATCCACTCCCCAGGTATTGGTTCTGACATGTGGATCGTAGGCGTGGGCGCAACCGGTGTTGGTACTGTTGCATCCGCCATCAATATGATCACCACCATCCTGACCATGCGCGCACCAGGTATGACCATGTTCCGTCTGCCAATCTTCTGCTGGAACATCTTCGTTGCTTCTGTTCTCGTTCTGATGATTTTCCCACTGTTGCTGGCTGCAGCTCTGGGCGTTCTGTACGACCGCAAGCTCGGCGGACACATCTACGATCCAGGTAACGGCGGCGCCATCCTGTGGCAGCACCTGTTCTGGTTCTTCGGCCACCCTGAGGTGTACGTCTTGGCACTGCCATTCTTCGGCATCGTCTCTGAGATCATCCCAGTGTTCTCCCGGAAGCCAATGTTCGGCTACGTCGGTCTGGTTTTCGCAACCCTATCCATCGGCTCCCTGTCCATGGCTGTGTGGGCACACCACATGTTCGTCACCGGCGCAATCCTGCTGCCATTCTTCTCCTTCATGACCTTCCTGATCTCCGTGCCTACCGGCGTGAAGTTCTTCAACTGGTTGGGCACCATGTGGAAGGGCCACATCACGTGGGAAACCCCAATGATCTGGTCTGTTGGCTTCTTGGTTACCTTCCTCTTCGGCGGTCTGACCGGTATTATGCTGGCTTCCCCACCACTGGACTTCCACTTGGCTGAGTCCTACTTCCTGATTGCTCACTTCCACTACACCCTGTTCGGTACCGTGGTGTTCGCTGCAGTTGCTGGCGTATACTTCTGGTTCCCGAAGATGACCGGTCGTATGCTGGACGAGCGCTTGGGCAAGATCCACTTCTGGCTGACCTTCGTTGGTTTCCACGGCACCTTCTTGGTTCAGCACTGGGTCGGTAACATGGGTATGCCACGTCGCTACGCTGACTACCTTGAGTCTGACGGCTTCACCACCCTGAACCAGATCTCCACCATCTTCTCTTTCCTGTTGGGTATGTCTGTTCTGCCATTCGTGTGGAACGTCATCAAGTCCTGGCGCTATGGTGAGATCGTCACCGTGGATGATCCATGGGGTTACGGAAACTCCCTTGAGTGGGCTACCTCCTGCCCACCTCCTCGCCACAACTTCGTTTCCATGCCACGTATCCGCTCCGAGCGCCCAGCGTTCGAGCTGCACTACCCACACATGGTGGAGTCCCTGCGCCGCGAGGCACACGTTGGACATCACTAA
- the nrdF gene encoding class 1b ribonucleoside-diphosphate reductase subunit beta: MEQTEKAYIETHPAPVSAINWNTIPDDKDLEVWDRLTGNFWLPEKVPVSNDLKSWGTLNELEKQTTMRVFTGLTLLDTIQGTVGAVSMLPDAQSLHEEAVLTNIAFMESVHAKSYSNIFMTLASTKEINEAFRWSEENDNLQRKAKIILSYYEGNDPLKRKVASTLLESFLFYSGFYLPMYWSSHAKLTNTADIIRLIIRDEAVHGYYIGYKYQQALLKETEQRREELKEYTIDLLLELYENEVQYSEDLYDPLGWTEDVRRFLRYNANKALNNLGYEAMFPADECRVSPAILSALSPNADENHDFFSGSGSSYVIGKAENTTDEDWDF, from the coding sequence ATGGAGCAGACCGAAAAGGCCTACATCGAAACCCACCCCGCACCAGTCAGCGCAATCAACTGGAACACCATCCCCGATGATAAGGACCTCGAAGTCTGGGACCGACTCACCGGAAACTTCTGGCTCCCAGAAAAAGTGCCAGTATCCAACGACCTCAAAAGCTGGGGCACCCTCAACGAGTTGGAAAAGCAAACCACCATGCGAGTCTTCACCGGGCTCACCCTGCTCGACACCATCCAGGGCACCGTCGGCGCAGTCTCCATGCTCCCCGACGCGCAATCCCTGCACGAAGAAGCCGTGCTGACCAACATTGCGTTCATGGAATCAGTGCACGCAAAAAGCTACTCCAACATCTTCATGACCCTCGCCAGTACCAAAGAAATCAACGAAGCCTTCCGCTGGTCCGAGGAAAACGACAATCTCCAGCGCAAAGCGAAGATCATTCTCTCCTACTACGAAGGAAATGACCCCCTCAAACGCAAAGTAGCCTCCACGCTGCTGGAATCCTTCCTTTTCTACTCCGGCTTCTACCTGCCTATGTACTGGTCCTCGCATGCAAAGCTAACCAACACCGCCGACATCATCCGCCTCATCATTCGCGACGAGGCAGTCCACGGCTACTACATTGGCTACAAATACCAGCAAGCACTGCTGAAAGAAACCGAACAGCGCCGCGAAGAGCTCAAGGAATACACCATCGACCTTCTGCTCGAACTGTACGAAAACGAAGTCCAATACTCCGAAGATCTCTACGACCCACTCGGCTGGACCGAAGACGTACGCCGCTTTTTGCGCTACAACGCCAACAAGGCGCTGAACAACCTCGGCTACGAAGCCATGTTCCCCGCCGACGAATGTCGCGTCTCCCCAGCAATCCTCTCGGCACTATCGCCAAACGCTGATGAGAACCACGACTTCTTCTCCGGCTCCGGCTCCTCCTACGTGATCGGTAAGGCTGAAAATACCACCGACGAGGACTGGGACTTCTAG
- a CDS encoding ferritin, translating to MRINEKLAVAMNDQVTAELEAAMVYLQISYILEDLSLTGMASWMKKQHEEELEHAQAFAQHLLERNYRPQIGDIAPPKLDVTNPVEAFEAALAHEQKVTGLIREIAVLSDSLKDFESRPFLDGFLAEQIEEETTVEEILDRLKLAGEGLGYLYMDAELGKRK from the coding sequence ATGAGAATCAACGAGAAACTTGCAGTGGCAATGAACGATCAGGTTACCGCAGAGCTGGAAGCAGCGATGGTATACCTCCAGATTTCTTACATCCTTGAAGATCTTTCCCTCACCGGTATGGCTTCGTGGATGAAGAAGCAGCATGAAGAAGAGTTGGAGCACGCACAGGCTTTCGCACAGCACTTGCTGGAGCGCAACTACCGCCCACAGATTGGCGATATCGCTCCTCCGAAGTTGGATGTGACGAACCCGGTGGAGGCTTTCGAGGCAGCACTTGCTCACGAGCAGAAGGTGACTGGTTTGATCCGCGAGATTGCTGTGCTTTCCGATTCTTTGAAGGACTTCGAGTCCCGCCCATTCCTTGACGGTTTCCTTGCAGAGCAGATCGAAGAAGAGACCACCGTGGAAGAAATCCTTGACCGCCTGAAGTTGGCTGGCGAGGGCCTCGGCTACCTGTACATGGACGCCGAGTTGGGCAAGCGTAAGTAA
- a CDS encoding helix-turn-helix domain-containing protein: MNFTSEELKDINEFFQATLPRQGRDTVEIPRAVFESILPIVRALESGKSIHVRTLPSQLSPAVAASILGVSRPTVMKYIAENKLTATKQGTHHRLNTAEVLELRKAFEHDKAGKRRQAALELLDFEDLLEEPLEGKS, encoded by the coding sequence GTGAATTTCACTTCCGAAGAGCTCAAAGATATCAACGAGTTTTTCCAAGCTACGTTGCCGAGGCAGGGAAGAGATACAGTAGAAATTCCCCGCGCAGTTTTTGAGAGCATTCTTCCAATTGTGAGGGCTTTAGAGTCTGGTAAAAGTATCCACGTTCGCACGTTGCCTTCACAGTTAAGCCCTGCTGTAGCTGCATCAATTCTGGGAGTCTCTCGCCCTACAGTGATGAAGTACATCGCTGAGAATAAGCTCACTGCGACAAAACAAGGCACTCATCATCGCCTGAATACAGCGGAAGTTCTCGAGCTCCGTAAGGCCTTTGAGCACGATAAAGCAGGGAAGCGACGTCAAGCTGCGTTGGAGTTATTAGATTTCGAGGACTTGTTAGAAGAGCCACTCGAAGGAAAAAGCTGA
- the nrdE gene encoding class 1b ribonucleoside-diphosphate reductase subunit alpha produces the protein MNNQFGRSVAEPVSREEQLDYHALNALLNLYDENNQIQFDKDREAANQYFLQHVNQNTVFFHDLEEKMEYLVENKYYDPEVLNKYDFGFIKDLFKQAYAHKFRFPTFLGAYKYYTSYTLKTFDGRRYLERFEDRVCMVALALADGDTALASHLVDEIMTGRFQPATPTFLNMGKAQRGEPVSCFLLRIEDNMESIGRSINSALQLSKRGGGVALLLSNLREAGAPIKHIENQSSGVIPVMKLLEDSFSYANQLGARQGAGAVYLNAHHPDILNFLDTKRENADEKIRIKTLSLGVVIPDVTFELAKRNDDMYLFSPYDVERVYGKPFADISVTEHYNEMVEDPRIRKKKINAREFFQTLAEIQFESGYPYIMFEDTVNKANPIAGRVNMSNLCSEILQVNTPSYFNDDLSYAEIGEDISCNLGSLNIAMAMDSPDFAQTIESAIRALTAVSEQTAINSVPSIRKGNDDAHAIGLGQMNLHGYLGRERIYYGSEEALDFTNAYFAATLYQCLRASNKIARERGRAFGGFEDSEYASGAYFDRFDPADFVPQTPKVKELFAASSIHTPTAEDWEQLKRDVMADGLFNRYLQAVPPTGSISYINNSTSSIHPIASRIEIRKEGKIGRVYYPAPHMDNTNLEYFQDAYEIGYEKVIDTYAVATKYVDQGLSLTLFFKDTVTTRDINRAQIYAWRKGIKTLYYIRLRQVALEGTEVDGCVSCML, from the coding sequence GTGAATAATCAATTTGGACGCAGCGTCGCCGAACCGGTTTCACGCGAAGAGCAGCTCGACTATCACGCGCTGAACGCTTTGCTGAATCTCTACGATGAGAATAACCAGATCCAGTTTGATAAGGATCGCGAAGCTGCCAACCAGTACTTCCTTCAGCACGTTAACCAGAACACCGTGTTCTTCCACGACTTGGAAGAAAAAATGGAGTACTTGGTCGAAAACAAGTACTACGACCCCGAAGTGCTGAACAAGTACGATTTCGGCTTCATCAAAGACCTGTTCAAGCAGGCATACGCGCACAAGTTCCGTTTCCCCACCTTCCTGGGCGCATACAAGTACTACACTTCCTACACCTTAAAAACCTTCGACGGTCGCCGCTATCTGGAACGTTTCGAGGATCGTGTGTGCATGGTCGCCCTCGCGCTTGCCGACGGCGACACTGCGCTGGCCAGCCACCTCGTCGATGAAATCATGACAGGCCGCTTCCAGCCTGCAACACCGACCTTCCTGAACATGGGCAAGGCGCAGCGCGGCGAACCAGTCTCCTGCTTCCTGCTGCGCATCGAAGACAACATGGAATCGATCGGCCGCTCCATCAACTCCGCGCTGCAGCTGTCCAAGCGCGGTGGTGGCGTTGCCCTGCTGCTATCGAACCTGCGCGAAGCCGGCGCACCTATTAAGCACATTGAGAACCAGTCCTCCGGCGTGATTCCGGTGATGAAACTGCTGGAAGATTCCTTCTCCTATGCCAACCAGCTGGGTGCACGCCAAGGTGCCGGTGCCGTGTATTTGAACGCACACCACCCAGACATCTTGAACTTCCTGGACACCAAGCGCGAAAACGCTGACGAAAAGATCCGCATCAAGACCCTCTCGCTCGGTGTGGTCATCCCTGATGTCACTTTCGAGCTGGCTAAGCGCAACGATGACATGTACCTGTTTAGCCCCTACGATGTGGAACGCGTCTACGGCAAGCCATTTGCGGATATTTCCGTCACCGAGCACTACAACGAAATGGTCGAAGACCCACGCATTCGCAAGAAGAAGATCAACGCGCGTGAATTCTTCCAGACCTTAGCGGAAATTCAGTTCGAATCCGGCTACCCCTACATCATGTTCGAAGACACCGTGAACAAGGCGAACCCCATTGCCGGACGTGTGAACATGTCGAACCTGTGCTCCGAAATTTTGCAGGTCAACACTCCAAGCTACTTCAATGATGATCTTTCCTACGCGGAAATCGGCGAGGATATTTCCTGCAACTTGGGTTCCTTGAACATTGCGATGGCCATGGACTCGCCAGATTTCGCCCAGACCATCGAGTCCGCAATCCGCGCACTGACCGCGGTTTCTGAGCAGACCGCTATTAACTCCGTACCATCAATCCGCAAGGGCAACGATGATGCGCACGCAATCGGCCTGGGCCAGATGAACCTCCACGGCTATCTCGGTCGTGAGCGCATTTACTACGGCTCGGAAGAAGCCTTGGACTTCACCAACGCCTACTTCGCCGCAACCTTGTACCAGTGCCTGCGCGCCTCCAACAAGATTGCTCGTGAACGCGGCCGCGCTTTCGGTGGCTTTGAAGATTCCGAGTACGCCTCCGGTGCGTATTTCGACCGCTTCGATCCCGCTGATTTCGTTCCACAAACCCCAAAGGTGAAGGAACTGTTTGCTGCCTCCAGCATTCATACCCCCACCGCCGAGGATTGGGAACAGCTCAAGCGCGACGTGATGGCCGATGGCCTGTTCAACCGCTACCTCCAGGCAGTGCCACCAACCGGCTCGATTTCCTATATCAACAACTCCACCTCGTCGATCCACCCCATTGCCTCTCGCATTGAGATCCGCAAAGAAGGCAAGATCGGTCGCGTGTACTATCCAGCACCTCACATGGATAACACCAATTTGGAGTACTTCCAGGACGCCTACGAGATTGGCTACGAAAAGGTCATCGACACCTACGCAGTAGCAACGAAGTACGTGGATCAGGGTTTGTCGTTGACCTTGTTCTTCAAGGACACCGTGACCACCCGCGATATTAACCGTGCGCAGATCTACGCATGGCGCAAGGGAATTAAGACCTTGTACTACATCCGTCTTCGCCAGGTTGCCCTCGAAGGCACCGAAGTCGACGGATGCGTCAGCTGCATGCTCTAA